The region AATTAGCCATATCCTTACACGCCGTAGATGACAAAACGCGCTCGTCTTTAATGCCCTTGAATAAAAAATACAACATTGAATGCGTTTTGAATGAAGTGAGGAAATGGCCTTTAGAGCAACGCAAAAGAGTGATGTTTGAATACCTTTTGATCAAAGATTTAAACGATAGCCTGGATTGCGCTAAAAAACTTTTAAAACTTTTAAACGGCATTAAATCCAAAGTGAATTTGATTTTATTCAACCCGCATGAAGGCTCTAAATTTGAACGCCCCAGTTTAGAGAGCGCTAGAATGTTTGCGGATTTTTTAAACTCCAAAGGCTTATTATGCACCATTAGAGAATCTAAAGCTTTGGATATTGAAGCGGCTTGTGGGCAATTGAGGGAGAAAAAACTCTCTCAGCAAATTTGAAAACTTTTTTGTGGTGTTTGTCTTTTTTCTAATAGGGGGCGTTGGTTTTAGTCAAGCGATAATTCAAAATTTAGGGGATATGGATTAAAAATTAGTGCTAAATTTTCTTTCATTAACAATTAATTAGATTTTATATTGTAGAATAAAATCCTAGCCAGTGAGCTAGAGTTTAAATTTTTAATCAAAGGAGTCATCATGGCACACCATGAAGAACAACACGGCGGGCACCACCACCACCATCACCACACACACCACCACCACTATCATGGCGGTGAACACCACCATCACCATCACAGCTCTCATCATGAAGAAGGTTGTTGCAGCACTAGCGATAGTCATCATCAAGAAGAAGGTTGCTGCCACGGGCATCACGAGTAATATCGGTGTGGCTAGGGGCAACTTGACTAGGGTTGTCTCTAGCTTTGACCTTAAGATACAATCATTCCATTCTAACCCATTCTAATCAAACCCATTAAATCCAATCCAACCACCGCAACACGCTTGATTTTTATTTTTACAAACATTTATTAATGTTAAAAATACTCATCAATGCCTATAAAAAGTAATTTTTTATTTAATAATATTGTTAAGACTTTTTAATATTTTAATACCAACGCTCCATAAAATAAAGCCTTGCGTTTTATCGTTCCAACCCCCATGCGTCTTTAAAAGAAGCGTTTTTAAGCTTTAAATTCAAGCTCCCTTCAATCCATTGGGTATTAGCCCCCTTTTCGTTATTGTCAAACAAGAACACCCCTAAAAGGCCTCTAGGGGTTTTAATCAGGCTCAATTCCACGCTAGGAAGAATGATCCTGCTGTCAGGTTTGACTTCAAAGGCTAGGAAAAAAGGGCGGTTGTTTTTGAAATCATAGCCATTTTTAGTGTATGAATAGCCAGGAGCGCTCTGCAAGATGCCTTTTTGAGTTTCCACGCTAAAAGAATCCAAGTAATAAAACCCAGGATCTAGCTTGAACGATTGGACTTTGGCTAAAGCGTAGCGGTTTTTCCATAAAAGCATGAAGCGCTCACTCCCTAGCATGAATAAAGGCCCTCTAGGGTCTTTGAGCTTTGCTTTAGGGTTTTTTTCAAGCACTTCATTGTGTTTGGCGATAACTCCTCTATCCACTTTACGCCAATAAGTGCGCACGCTTTGGCCCTGATGCGCGATATAAAGATTCACCAAACCAGAATGATGGCCTTTAGGGGGCAAGCAAGAGGCTAATAAAAGAGCGGCTAACAAACTCACAATTTGAAACTTCAAACAAATTCCTTAAAAAGAGTGGTGGCTGAATGCTAACATGCTAAAACTAAAACCCTAATAAGTTATGGATAAAAACTTAAAGAATAGGGTAAAATAAACGCATGCGAATAGACAAATTTTTACAATCAGTGGGTTTAGTGAAGCGGCGCGTTTTAGCGACAGATATGTGCAATGTAGGGGCGGTGTGGCTTAATGGGAGTTGCGCTAAGGCTAGTAAAGAAGTGAAAATTGGCGATGTGATTAGCTTGCACTATTTAAAGGGGATAGAAGAATACACGATTTTACAAATCCCCACTTTAAAAAATGTGCCACGAAAAGACACACACCTTTATATCGCTCCTAAAACAAAAAAATAAAGATAAAAGACTAAGGATCAATCAGTGAAAGAATACAAAGACACCCTAAACTTAAACACAACCACCTTTTCTATGAAAGGGAATTTGAGCGTTAATGAGCCTAAAACTTACGCTAAATGGCAAGAACAGCAAGCGTTCAAACGCATGCAAGCTAGGAAAGATAACCATGGGGATTTCACTTTGCATGACGGGCCGCCTTATGCGAACGGGCATTTGCATTTAGGGCATGCCTTAAACAAAATTTTAAAAGACATTGTCGTTAAAAGAGAATATTTTAAGGGGAAGAAAATCTATTACACGCCCGGTTGGGATTGCCATGGTTTGCCCATTGAGCAGCAAATTTTAGAGCGATTAGAAAAAGAAAAAACAAGCCTAGAAAACCCCACGCTGTTTAGAGAAAAGTGCCGAGATCATGCGAAAAAATTTTTAGAAATCCAAAAGAATGAATTTTTGCAATTAGGCGTTTTGGGGGATTTTGAAGATCCTTATAAAACCATGGATTTTAAATTTGAAGCGAGCATTTATAGGGCTTTAGTGGAAGTGGCTAAAAAAGGGCTTTTGAAAGAGCGCCATAAGCCTATTTATTGGAGTTATGCATGCGAGAGCGCTTTAGCGGAAGCTGAAGTGGAATACAAGACGAAAAAATCGCCCTCCATTTTCGTGGCGTTTGGTTTGAAAAAGGAGAGTTTAGAAAAATTAAAAGTCAAAAAAGCGAGCTTAGTGATTTGGACGACCACGCCTTGGACTTTGTATGCGAATGTGGCGATCGCTTTGAAAAAAGACGCTGTTTATGCGCTCACCCAAAAAGGCTATTTAGTCGCTAAAGCCTTGCATGAAAAATTAGCCGCTTTAGGGGTGGTGGATAATGCGATCACGCATGAATTCAATTCCAATGATTTAGAATACTTGAAAGCGACCAATCCTTTAAACCAAAGAGATTCCCTAATCACTCTAGGAGAGCATGTCGGTTTAGAAGATGGCACAGGAGCCGTGCATACCGCACCTGGGCATGGTGAAGAGGACTACTATTTAGGCTTAAAATACCATTTAGAAGTGTTAATGTCCGTAGATGAAAAGGGTTGCTATGATGAGGGCATTATCCATAACCAACTATTAGATGAAAGCTATCTGGGCGAGCATGTTTTTAAGGCTCAAAAACGCATTATAGAGCAATTGGGCGATTCTTTATTGCTAGAGCAAGAGATTGAGCATTCCTACCCGCATTGCTGGAGGACGCACAAGCCTGTGATTTACAGAGCGACCACGCAATGGTTTATTTTAATGGATGAGCCTTTTACCCAAAATAATGGCTCTCAAAAAACCTTAAGAGAAGTGGCTTTAGATGCGATTGAAAAGGTGGAATTTGTGCCAAGCAGCGGGAAAAACCGCCTAAAAACCATGATAGAAAACCGTCCTGATTGGTGCTTGAGCCGGCAAAGAAAATGGGGCGTGCCACTGGCCTTTTTCATAGACAAACGCACGAATAAGCCTTGTTTTGAAAGCGAAGTTTTAGAGCATGTGGCGAATCTTTTTGAGAAAAAAGGCTGTGATGTGTGGTGGGAGTCTAGCGTAAAAGATTTATTACCCCCTAATTATCAAGATAACGCCAAGCATTATGAGAAAATCATGCACATTTTAGACGTGTGGTTTGATAGCGGTAGCACCTTTAAGGCGGTTTTAGAAGACTATCATGGAGAAAAAGGGCAAAGCCCTAGCGATGTGATCTTAGAAGGGAGCGATCAGCATAGGGGGTGGTTTCAAAGCTCGCTTTTAATCGGTTGTGTTTTAAATAATCAAGCCCCTTTTAAAAAGGTCATTACGCATGGCTTCATTGTAGATGAAAAGGGCGAGAAAATGAGCAAATCTAAGGGCAATGTGGTGTCTTTGGATAACTTACTCAAAAAGCATGGGAGCGATGTGGTGCGTTTGTGGGTAGCGTTTAATGACTATCAAAACGATTTGAGGGTCTCTCAAACCTTCTTCATTCAAACAGAACAGCATTATAAGAAATTCCGCAACACCCTTAAATTCTTACTCGCCAATTTTAGCGATATGGATCTTAAGAATTTAGAACGCTCCCATGACTTTAGCCCTTTAGATCATTTTATATTAGAGGCTTTAGAAACAACAAGCGCTGGAGTCAATAGCGCGTTTGAAGAGCATGACTTTGTGAAGGGCTTGAATATTTTAATGGCGTTTGTTACCAATGAATTGAGCGGGATTTATTTAGACGCTTGTAAGGATAGCTTGTATTGCGATAGCAAAAATAATGAAAAACGCCAAGCCATTCAAATGGTCTTACTCGCTGTGGCCAGTCAATTGTGCTACTTTTTAGCCCCGATTTTAACGCACACGATTGAAGAAGTTTTAGAGCATAGCCAGGTGCTTTGCGCGTTTTTACAAGCCAAAGATGTGTTTGATTTGAGAGGCATTAATATTTTAGAAAAACTCCACCTTAAAGAGTTTAAAAAGCCAGAAAATTTTGAAGCCGTTTTAGCCTTGCGTTCTGCCTTTAATGAAGAGTTAGACCGCTTGAAAAAAGAAGGCGTCATTAAAAATTCGTTGGAATGCGCTATTGAAGTAAAAGAAAAAGCGTTGCGTGAAAATTTAGTAGAAGAATTGCTGATGGTAAGCTTTGTAGGGGTTGCAAAAGAAAGATTAAGCGAAACGCCAGCATTCACGCTCTTTAAGGCCCCCTTTTATAAATGCCCCAGGTGTTGGCGTTTCAAAAGCGAGCTAGAAAACACCCCTTGCAAGCGCTGCGAAGAGGTTTTAAAAGAGCGATGATAAAAGGATAGGGCTTTTGGAAGCTTTACAAACCCATAGAGTTTTACAAGCCCTAATCGGCCATTTTACCCCCTTTTTAGAAAGCGGGATCACCGAGCTAATCATCAATACCGAGCAGGAGCTTTGGCTTTATAAAGTCAATAACACCCGAGAAAAAAGAGGGCATGTGCTTTTTAATAAGGCGTTTTTGCTGAGATTTTGCGAGCAATTGGCTAGTTTTAGGGGGTTGTTTTTTGATGAAGAGCACCCCACTTTAAATTGCTCTATCCCTTTCACGCGTTATAGGGTGAGCGCGAATCACTTTAGCATCACCACGAACAACCAAATCACGCTCAATATCCGTGTGCCTAGGCTTAAGCCCTTAAGTTTAGACGATTTCACTTTCAAAGTAAGCAATCTAGAAAGTTTGAAAAATTTAGTGCTCAAAGGGCATAACATTCTCATTAGCGGGGAGACTTCAAGCGGTAAAACAAGCTTATTAAACGCTCTTTTAGATTGCGTCAATAAAGATGAAAGGGTGGTGAGCGTTGAAGACAGCCAAGAATTGGATTTAAAAGCGTTTAGCAATTGCGTGGGGCTTTTAGTGGGCAAGCAAGAGAATACACGCTTTAATTATGAAGACGCTCTCAATATGGCCATGCGCTTAAACCCGGACAGGCTCATTGTGGGCGAGATTGACACCAGGAATGCAGCGCTCTTTTTGCGTTTAGGAAACACCGGGCATAAGGGCATGCTCTCAACCATTCACGCTAATAGCGCTCAAAACACTTTAGAAGCCCTTTCACTGAATTTGAGCATGCGTTACACGCATTCTTTGGATAAAGATCTAATGCGAGCGTATTTTAAGAGCGCGATTGATGTGATCGTGCATGTGAATAGGATCAATAATGAGCGCCAAATCGCTGAAGTCTTATGGACTAAAGAGCTTTAAATGCCCCTAAAATCCTTAAAAAACCGCTTGAATCAGCATTTTGATCTATCGCCTCGCTACGGGAGCGTGAAAAAAATCATGCCCAATATCGTTTATGCGGATGGTTTTAACCCGTCTGTGGGCGATGTGGTGAAGATTGAAAAAAGCGATGGCAGCGAATGCGTGGGAATGGTGGTGGTGGCAGAAAAAGAGCAGTTTGGTTTCACGCCCTTTAACTTTATAGAGGGGGCTAGGGCTGGCGATAAGGTGCTGTTTTTAAAAGAGGGGTTGAATTTCCCTGTGGGCCGTAATCTTTTAGGGAGGGTGCTTAACCCTTTGGGGCAAGTCATTGACAATAAGGGGGCACTAGATTATGAACGATTAGCACCTGTCATTACAACGCCTATAGCCCCTTTAAAAAGAGGCTTGATTGATGAGGTTTTTAGCGTGGGGGTGAAGAGCATTGATGGGCTTTTGACTTGCGGTAAGGGGCAAAAACTGGGCATTTTTGCCGGCTCTGGGGTGGGTAAATCCACGCTAATGGGCATGATCACTAGGGGTTGCTTAGTGCCCATTAAAGTGATCGCTTTGATTGGGGAAAGGGGCAGAGAAATCCCTGAATTTATAGAGAAAAACCTGAAAGGGGATTTAAGCTCTTGCGTGTTGGTGGTCGCTACGAGCGATGATAGCCCTTTGATGCGCAAATACGGGGCTTTTTGCGCGATGAGCGTGGCGGAGTATTTTAAAAACCAAGGGCTAGACGTGTTGTTTATCATGGATTCAGTGACTCGTTTCGCTATGGCTCAAAGAGAAATCGGTTTGGCCTTAGGCGAACCGCCCACTTCCAAAGGCTACCCCCCATCCGCACTTTCTTTATTGCCTCAATTAATGGAGAGAGCGGGCAAGGAAGAAAATAAGGGGAGCATCACGGCTTTTTTTAGCGTGCTAGTAGAGGGCGATGATTTGAGCGATCCCATAGCCGATCAGGCCAGGAGTATTTTAGACGGGCATATTGTCTTAAGCAGGGAATTGACCGATTATGGGATCTACCCGCCTATCAATATTTTAAACTCCGCATCAAGGGTGGCTAAAGACATTACCAGCGAGTCTCAAAACCTTTATGCGAGAAAATTCCGCCGTTTGTATGCGTTGTTGAAAGAAAATGAAATGCTCATTCGCATCGGCTCTTATCAAATGGGGAACGATAAAGAGCTTGATGAAGCGATTAAGAAAAAGGCTTTAATGGAGCAATTTTTAGCGCAAGATGAAAACGCTTTGCAGCCTTTTGAACAAAGCTTTCAGCAATTAGAAGAAATCTTAAGATAAAAGGAATGTTATGGAATCACAACTCATGAAACTCGCCATTGAGACTTATAAAATCACTTTGATGATTTCTTTACCGGTATTACTAGCGGGCTTAGTGGTGGGGCTATTAGTCAGTATTTTTCAAGCGACCACTCAAATCAATGAAATGACTTTGTCTTTTGTGCCTAAGATTTTAGCGGTGATTGGGGTGCTGATTTTAACCATGCCGTGGATGACTAACATGCTTTTAGACTACACCAAAACCTTAATCAAGCTCATTCCTAAAATCATAGGCTAGAAAATGCTAGAAACCACTATTGATTTTTCCCGTTACAGCAGCGTGAAAATCGGCACGCCTTTAAAAGTGAGCGTTTTAGAAAACGATGATGAAATTTCTCAAGAACACCAGATTATCGGTTTAGCGAACAACCTTTTGATCGCTCCTGGCGTGAAAAATCTCGCCCTTTTAGGCAAAAACTACGATTATATTTGCGATCAGGGCGAATGCGTTGAAATAGGGGGAGCGGCCAACTCGTCTAAAATTTTTAATTATTTTAGGGCGAATGATTTAGGGGGTTTGGAGTTTTTAGGGCAATTGCCTGGCACTTTAGGGGCGTTAGTTAAAATGAATGCCGGCATGAAAGAATTTGAAATCAAAAATGTTTTAGAAAGCGCTTGCATTAATAATGAATGGCTGGAAAAAGAAGCTTTGGGGCTGGGTTATCGCAACAGCGGGTTTAACGGCGTTGTTTTAAGGGCTAGGTTTAAAAAAACGCATGGCTTTAGAGAAGGGGTTTTAAAAGCGTGTAAAAGCATGCGCAAAAGCCACCCCAAATTGCCTAATTTTGGGAGCTGTTTCAAAAACCCGCCTAACGATCATGCGGGCAGGCTTTTAGAGGGCGTGGGCTTAAGGGGCTATCGCTTAAAAAGAGTGGGCTTTGCCAAAGAGCATGCGAATTTTTTGGTGAATTTGGGGGGTGCAGAATTTGAAGAAGCCCTAGATCTGATAGAACTCGCTAAAACCAGAGTGTTACAAGAATACGGCATTCATTTAGAAGAAGAAGTGAAGATTTTAAGGTAGGGTTGAAAAGCTTTATTTGGAATTTTATAACCAACACTCCATTAAAATAGAATTAAAAATAAAAACTATAACCTACTAAACAAAAGGCTAACGCTAGACTAGGGAAAGGGCTAACCGAAAACATGGTTTTTAAGACATACGAATCTAAGAGATTGTTTTCAGTAAGTCTTTTTAAGTGTTTAGATAGTTTTTGATTCCACCTTTTAACTTTCTTAGCAATAGCGCTTGATAAAGCAATAGGCACAGCAACTTACTCATTATCTTTGAGTGTGTGTCAAAATATATGGTTTTGAAATGAAGCTTTCGCACTCAATCAGATTAAAATAAACCCATGATAGAATATAGAGAAATTTTATACAAGGATTATTGATTGGAATTTACAATCACTTCTTTATTTAGTGGGTGCGGAGGATTGGATTTGGGATTTTGTGGAGGGTTTGACTTTTTAAATCGGTACTATGCTAAAAATCCTTTTAAGATAATTTATGCTAATGATCTAGATAAAAATGCTGTTTTAACCTATCAAAAAAATCTTAACGCACATATTGAATGCAAAGATGTTAAGGAAGTTGATTTTGATAAATTGATGCCCACTGATATTGTTTTGGGTGGTTTTCCTTGTCAAGATTTCAGTTTTGCCGGCAAAAGAAAGGGGTTAAAAAGTGAAAGGGGGCGACTTTATGAGAGTATGATTAGATGCGTAAAAGATTTAAAGCCTAAGATTTTTCTTGCTGAAAATGTAAAAGGTCTTTTAAATATTGATAATGGAAACACTTTTAGAAAAATTTTGGATAGCTTTAAAGACTTAGGCTATATGGTTAATTTTGCATGTTTGAAAGTAAGCGATTTTGGAGTATCGCAATTAAGAGAGCGAGTCATTATGGTAGGCGTTAATGAAAGTTACTTTAAAGAGCCTTTTAGTTTTAAAATATTAAAGAAAAGTCATGCCCCTTTTGTGTATGAAATATTGAAAGATTTGGAAAACTTAACAGAGGGGGCTATGCCTAATCATTTTTATTCTAAGGCTAAACGCAATAAAGGACAAGGTAATAATGCTATTAACAAAGATACCTACGCTCCCACTATGCGAGCCGAACATCATGGCAATATTGAATACCACTATAACAATCATAGGCGTTTGAGTGCAAGAGAAGTTGCACGCATTCAAAGTTTCCCGGATAATTTTATTTTTTACCCTAGCACCTCATCAGCTTATAGGCAAATTGGCAACGCTGTGCCACCTGTCTTTGCATGGCATTTAGCGCAAGGAATAAAGGAATTTTTATATGCAAACATTGTTCAATGATGAGAGAATGATATTAAAAATACAAGAAAAATTACCTTATTTATTTCAGCTTGTAGAAAGTGAAAACAGCAGGGATGGTAAATTAGGAATGGAGATTGGTTCAGCTAGAGAAAGGGTAATTATTGCCCTTATGCTTTATTATTTTGGTAAAGAGAATGTGCAAACTGATTTAGCTATCACACAAAAAGAAATAGATGTAATTGTTTTAAATAAGCCTTATTCTATTAAAACCGCTCAAACATTGAACGGCATTAAGCTAATATGGACTACTGATGCTTTAAAAATACAAGAATTTATGGAGAGTTACAAACCAAATACAGACATTTTATTTGTGCATGTTTGTTGGGGAAAAGAGGGAGGGTTTTACTATATTCCTAGTGCTATACAACAAGGAGTTTTAACAACTAAAAGTAAAGGATTTTATTTTAAACTTCCTAAAAGCGGGACAAATTCTAGGGGAGTGGAAATTTCAAAATTAGCCTTATTGGAATGTATTGCTCATAAAGACACGCTAAGAATTCCTATTTTTTGGGAACGCACAAACAACTTAAAACATTCTCCATATGATAAATATTTAGAGCTATGGCAATCCTAAAATCCTTATGTTATTCTTAATAAACCCTAAGAATTTTTGGGGTATCAAGGGCTTTAGAACACTAAAAAATCATCGTAGGCATGAAAGCTTTTTATGAATCACTGATTCTATAAAAATAGGAAAGACTTTGTTCTAATTGGGTGCTGATTACAAAAGAGCTTGATTTTAATTTTAATTGTGCGATAACTTTTTAAAAGCGTTCTTAGGGGTTAGGGTATCGCAAAATACCCCCTATATCCCTATAAGTTTACATGATACTATAAAATAAAATGACGCTATTTGCAAAGAATTTTAAAAACTTCATCGTTTTTTTGTCCTTTAAGAGAGTTTGAAAACTTTTTTCAAAATATTTTTTATCCTATAACAAAAATAATCCCTAATCGTTTTTGATCGGATGTGGGTTTTAAAAGATTGCATTTGTTGGTCTTTAGCCATTTCAAGGCGTTCTTTAAAAAAATCGTTTTTAAAAGGGGTGCAAAAAAGATTTGCAAGCCAAAAACTCGCTTCAGCTTCATAGCAAATCAAACGCCCGTTTAAAGAACTGACAGAACGCCACGGCTTGTGTCTGATGAAATGGAGCATGATGATGTTTTTAGGGTAGTGCTCTTTGAAAGAATCAGAATAGCAATTATAATAAATAGGCAATTCTAAAATGCGCTTCCAAAACACCATATTGATTAAACACTGCTCAGGGTAAAAAAGATCTTTCCCCCTAGTTTTCAAAAACTCTAAAGCGATCTTTTCAAACCCATTTTCGCGCCACAAATCTAAATTCGCTACCAAAAAGCCCATGTTAAAGCCCTGATGGATGCGTTGTAATTCGTTTTGGCTAAAGCGTGAAAAATCAATCTTAAAATTCTTACAAGCGCGCTCAATAAAATCACAAAAGGCTTCAAAAGAAAGGTGGGAAAAAGTGTCTCTCACCATGCCAAGCAACTTAGTGGGATCGTTATCCAGTGCAAAATAAGCGCTTGCAATATCGCCCAAAAACACCGTATCCACATCTATGGAAATGATTTTAGAATAATTAGGGAAGAGCGAAGCGAGCAAGAGCCGGCACAAAACAAGAAGCCCGCCATAACGCTTGGAGCAAGATTCATTAAGATAGCTTTCTATGGAATGATCGAGCGAATCGATATTGATAAACTCTAATGAAGCGAATTTTTTAAAAGGCTCGATGGTTTTTAAGAGCTTGTTTTGCTGCTCTAAAGTAACCTCTTTAACCAAACAATGGATTTTATACACGATGTTAACGGGTAAAAGCTCGTTATTTTGATTGAGAGGGCTAAAGTCTATCATGCTTGTGTGCCTGCTCGCATGGGAGAGTAACGAATAAAGACAAACTCCTGCCCCTAGCGCGTAATTCTTATCAAAACTCATAAAAATAGGGATAATTTGATTTGGCGGAGTTTGCGTATCCATTAGGTTATCCTTTTATAGCGCTTTTTGAGTGTTTTAAAATCGCATGCCTAATCTCTCCAACGCCCCCCATATAAAGGTTATTGAATTGGGTTTTATTGAAAGTGTTTTGGCGCTTGGCTAATTTCATGGTGTTAGAAACAATCGCTTCTTCTAATTCCTTTAAAGTGAGTCGTTTTTCTAAAAAAAGAACGCTCTCTTTAACGCCTATGGCTTTAAAAGGCTGCGAATCTTTAGGGTATTTAATATAAAGGGCTTTGATTTCTTCAATAAGCCCGCAATCAAGCATGTTTTTGGTGCGCTGTTTGATGTTGCTATGAAGCGCGTTTTTTTCCATAGAAAGAGCGAATAAGGAGATAGCATGCTCAAAGGGTTTTTTAGGGTTAGCCTTAAAATACTCGCTTGGGGGCGTGTGGGTGGCATAAAAGATTTCTAAAGCCTTATGGATGCGGTAAGTGTCGTTTGGATGGATTTTAAAAGCCATGTTAGGGTCAATGGATTTTAAAAATGTATAAGGGTTAGAAAGAGTGGCAATTTCTCGCTCTATTTTTACAATCTCTTCATTGCTCAGTTTTGGCATGCTACTCAAGCCTTCTAAAATGGATTTGAGATAAAAACTGCTCCCCCCCACAATGAGTAAAATTTCTTTAGAAGACACCCTTATGGCGTCCTCTAAAAGGGTTTTAAAAAGGATAGCGTTATTTTTTTCATCAATGTTAAGGTAGTCTAGGGCGTAATGCTTGATATTTTTTCGCTCTTTTAAGCTCGGTTTAGCCGAAGCGATATTAATGTCTTTATAAATACTCAAAGAATCCAAAGAAAAGATTTCAGCATCCAATTCTTGGGCTAATTCAATAGAAAGAGCGCTTTTCCCGCTCCCGCTAGGCCCTAGAAGTGCGATGAGTTTCTTAGGCGTTTTGATAAGGAAGCTCCCTTTTATAAGCGTTCAAAAACCCTTCTAGGTCAAATTTTTTACGGCATTCTTCGGTGAAAAGATGGATCATCAAATCCCCCAAATCCAAAATGATCCACTCTTCATTAGACTCATCTATCTGGTAAAAGACTTCGCCCAAAGGCTTAAGGGTGTTTTTAAGCACGTCTAATAAAGAAAGGGCATGCTTATTCGCTAGCGTGGTAGCGATAATGACATCTTCTACTAAATAGGGGGTTTTAGACAAATCAATATGCACAATATCAAAAGCCTTTTTTTCATCTAATAAAGCCGTAATCGTTTCTATGCGTTGGTTCATGAGTTTCCTAAAAAATGGGTTAAAATAACCTTATTATAACTTAAATCAAGGAAAGATTAATGACCCCTGAACTAAACCTCAAATCCTTAGGCGCTAAAACGCCCTATATTTTTGAATACAACAGCCAGCTATTAGAAGCTTTCCCTAACCCAAACCCCAATTTAGACCCCCTAATCACTTTAGAATGCAAGGAATTTACAAGCCTTTGCCCCATCACTTCCCAGCCGGATTTTGGCGTGATTTTTATCCGCTACATCCCTAAAGATAAAATGGTAGAAAGCAAGTCTCTAAAACTCTATTTATTCAGTTACAGAAACCATGGGAGTTTCCATGAGAGCTGCATCAATACGATACTGCTAGATTTAGTCAAATTGCTAGAGCCAAAGTATTTAGAAGTGTATGGGGATTTTGCCTCTAGGGGCGGGATTGCGATCAAGCCTTTTGTGAATTATGCGATCAAAGAATACCAGGAATTTAAAGAAAAACGCCTTTTGGATGCGAAATAATGCACAAG is a window of Helicobacter pylori NQ4053 DNA encoding:
- a CDS encoding DNA cytosine methyltransferase, with product MEFTITSLFSGCGGLDLGFCGGFDFLNRYYAKNPFKIIYANDLDKNAVLTYQKNLNAHIECKDVKEVDFDKLMPTDIVLGGFPCQDFSFAGKRKGLKSERGRLYESMIRCVKDLKPKIFLAENVKGLLNIDNGNTFRKILDSFKDLGYMVNFACLKVSDFGVSQLRERVIMVGVNESYFKEPFSFKILKKSHAPFVYEILKDLENLTEGAMPNHFYSKAKRNKGQGNNAINKDTYAPTMRAEHHGNIEYHYNNHRRLSAREVARIQSFPDNFIFYPSTSSAYRQIGNAVPPVFAWHLAQGIKEFLYANIVQ
- a CDS encoding UDP-N-acetylmuramate dehydrogenase — encoded protein: MLETTIDFSRYSSVKIGTPLKVSVLENDDEISQEHQIIGLANNLLIAPGVKNLALLGKNYDYICDQGECVEIGGAANSSKIFNYFRANDLGGLEFLGQLPGTLGALVKMNAGMKEFEIKNVLESACINNEWLEKEALGLGYRNSGFNGVVLRARFKKTHGFREGVLKACKSMRKSHPKLPNFGSCFKNPPNDHAGRLLEGVGLRGYRLKRVGFAKEHANFLVNLGGAEFEEALDLIELAKTRVLQEYGIHLEEEVKILR
- a CDS encoding RNA-binding S4 domain-containing protein is translated as MRIDKFLQSVGLVKRRVLATDMCNVGAVWLNGSCAKASKEVKIGDVISLHYLKGIEEYTILQIPTLKNVPRKDTHLYIAPKTKK
- a CDS encoding CpaF/VirB11 family protein; translated protein: MEALQTHRVLQALIGHFTPFLESGITELIINTEQELWLYKVNNTREKRGHVLFNKAFLLRFCEQLASFRGLFFDEEHPTLNCSIPFTRYRVSANHFSITTNNQITLNIRVPRLKPLSLDDFTFKVSNLESLKNLVLKGHNILISGETSSGKTSLLNALLDCVNKDERVVSVEDSQELDLKAFSNCVGLLVGKQENTRFNYEDALNMAMRLNPDRLIVGEIDTRNAALFLRLGNTGHKGMLSTIHANSAQNTLEALSLNLSMRYTHSLDKDLMRAYFKSAIDVIVHVNRINNERQIAEVLWTKEL
- the fliI gene encoding flagellar protein export ATPase FliI; protein product: MPLKSLKNRLNQHFDLSPRYGSVKKIMPNIVYADGFNPSVGDVVKIEKSDGSECVGMVVVAEKEQFGFTPFNFIEGARAGDKVLFLKEGLNFPVGRNLLGRVLNPLGQVIDNKGALDYERLAPVITTPIAPLKRGLIDEVFSVGVKSIDGLLTCGKGQKLGIFAGSGVGKSTLMGMITRGCLVPIKVIALIGERGREIPEFIEKNLKGDLSSCVLVVATSDDSPLMRKYGAFCAMSVAEYFKNQGLDVLFIMDSVTRFAMAQREIGLALGEPPTSKGYPPSALSLLPQLMERAGKEENKGSITAFFSVLVEGDDLSDPIADQARSILDGHIVLSRELTDYGIYPPINILNSASRVAKDITSESQNLYARKFRRLYALLKENEMLIRIGSYQMGNDKELDEAIKKKALMEQFLAQDENALQPFEQSFQQLEEILR
- the ileS gene encoding isoleucine--tRNA ligase, yielding MKEYKDTLNLNTTTFSMKGNLSVNEPKTYAKWQEQQAFKRMQARKDNHGDFTLHDGPPYANGHLHLGHALNKILKDIVVKREYFKGKKIYYTPGWDCHGLPIEQQILERLEKEKTSLENPTLFREKCRDHAKKFLEIQKNEFLQLGVLGDFEDPYKTMDFKFEASIYRALVEVAKKGLLKERHKPIYWSYACESALAEAEVEYKTKKSPSIFVAFGLKKESLEKLKVKKASLVIWTTTPWTLYANVAIALKKDAVYALTQKGYLVAKALHEKLAALGVVDNAITHEFNSNDLEYLKATNPLNQRDSLITLGEHVGLEDGTGAVHTAPGHGEEDYYLGLKYHLEVLMSVDEKGCYDEGIIHNQLLDESYLGEHVFKAQKRIIEQLGDSLLLEQEIEHSYPHCWRTHKPVIYRATTQWFILMDEPFTQNNGSQKTLREVALDAIEKVEFVPSSGKNRLKTMIENRPDWCLSRQRKWGVPLAFFIDKRTNKPCFESEVLEHVANLFEKKGCDVWWESSVKDLLPPNYQDNAKHYEKIMHILDVWFDSGSTFKAVLEDYHGEKGQSPSDVILEGSDQHRGWFQSSLLIGCVLNNQAPFKKVITHGFIVDEKGEKMSKSKGNVVSLDNLLKKHGSDVVRLWVAFNDYQNDLRVSQTFFIQTEQHYKKFRNTLKFLLANFSDMDLKNLERSHDFSPLDHFILEALETTSAGVNSAFEEHDFVKGLNILMAFVTNELSGIYLDACKDSLYCDSKNNEKRQAIQMVLLAVASQLCYFLAPILTHTIEEVLEHSQVLCAFLQAKDVFDLRGINILEKLHLKEFKKPENFEAVLALRSAFNEELDRLKKEGVIKNSLECAIEVKEKALRENLVEELLMVSFVGVAKERLSETPAFTLFKAPFYKCPRCWRFKSELENTPCKRCEEVLKER
- the fliQ gene encoding flagellar biosynthesis protein FliQ, whose protein sequence is MESQLMKLAIETYKITLMISLPVLLAGLVVGLLVSIFQATTQINEMTLSFVPKILAVIGVLILTMPWMTNMLLDYTKTLIKLIPKIIG